One segment of Carya illinoinensis cultivar Pawnee chromosome 1, C.illinoinensisPawnee_v1, whole genome shotgun sequence DNA contains the following:
- the LOC122302905 gene encoding 2-hydroxyisoflavanone dehydratase-like, translating into MASITKEIEMEILPFIRIYKDGSFDRLANSPIVPPSLDPDLETGVSSKDIVISQDLPISARLYLPKLDQTHLQKLPILVYFHGGGFFFESAFSHDHHRYLNSLVAQAQAVAVSVEYRLAPEHLLPIAYEDCWAALQWVASNSINSTTGSDCQEPWLNHADFKRLFIGGDSAGANIVHNMAMRAGVESLPGEVKILGAFLTHPYFWGSDAISGSEMDQPSASHTIMNKAVPNFVWNFVYPSAPGGIDNAMINPTFPGSPSLAGLGCSRLLVTLAEMDVMRGRGVAYYDAVRKSSWEGEAELVQVNGEDHAFHILHVYNQSAKDLIKRLASFLK; encoded by the coding sequence ATGGCTTCCATTACCAAGGAGATTGAGATGGAGATTCTCCCATTCATCCGCATCTACAAGGACGGCTCTTTTGATCGACTCGCGAACTCTCCCATTGTGCCCCCTTCCCTTGATCCAGATCTTGAAACTGGCGTCTCTTCAAAGGACATCGTCATTTCACAGGACCTTCCTATCTCTGCTCGTCTCTACCTCCCAAAACTCGACCAAACCCACCTCCAAAAGCTCCCCATCTTGGTTTACTTCCACGGCGGAGGCTTCTTCTTCGAGTCTGCCTTCTCCCATGACCACCATCGGTACCTCAATAGTTTGGTTGCTCAAGCACAAGCTGTGGCTGTTTCGGTGGAGTATAGGCTTGCTCCTGAGCACCTCCTCCCCATTGCCTACGAAGATTGCTGGGCCGCCCTCCAATGGGTTGCTTCCAACTCCATAAATAGCACTACTGGTTCCGATTGCCAAGAGCCATGGTTGAATCACGCGGACTTTAAACGACTTTTCATTGGTGGAGATAGTGCAGGAGCCAACATCGTGCACAATATGGCCATGCGAGCTGGCGTCGAGAGCTTACCTGGTGAGGTTAAAATTCTAGGAGCCTTTCTTACCCACCCGTACTTCTGGGGTTCAGACGCAATATCAGGGTCCGAGATGGATCAGCCCAGTGCAAGTCACACGATCATGAACAAAGCTGTGCCCAACTTTGTTTGGAACTTTGTATACCCATCTGCACCTGGCGGTATTGATAATGCAATGATCAATCCCACGTTTCCAGGATCGCCGAGCTTGGCTGGACTTGGGTGCTCTCGATTGCTCGTGACTCTGGCCGAGATGGACGTGATGAGGGGTCGAGGTGTTGCTTACTATGATGCAGTCCGGAAAAGCAGCTGGGAAGGAGAAGCTGAGTTGGTTCAAGTGAACGGAGAGGATCACGCTTTTCACATCTTGCATGTTTACAATCAGAGTGCCAAGGATTTGATCAAACGCTTGGCTTCTTTTcttaagtag